A window from Candidatus Dadabacteria bacterium encodes these proteins:
- a CDS encoding aldo/keto reductase codes for MEFVEIAGTEISSSRIGLGTWAMGGWLWGGSDRKECVRTIYEAFDNGVNLIDTAPIYGFGVSEEIVGEAVSQSGMRDELIIATKVGLEWERGGIFRNSLPQRIRKEVDDSLRRLRTDRIDLYQIHWPDPLAPIEETAGAMAELLESGKIRAVGVSNYSVEQMEVFRSVCSLNSSQPPYNLFERGIEDDVLPWCEEQGVTMLLYGALCRGLLGGKLKTDSEFPGDDLRNFDPKFRRPVYDNYLGAVEKLGELASERFGKNVLELSVRWVLDKCGNDITLWGARRPGQLDDIAGTVGWMIDDDSMNEIDAILDAFVPNPIGPEFMAPGPRPF; via the coding sequence ATGGAATTTGTAGAAATTGCCGGTACGGAAATCAGTTCGTCGAGGATAGGCCTTGGGACCTGGGCAATGGGAGGATGGCTCTGGGGAGGGAGCGACAGGAAGGAATGCGTCAGGACGATATACGAGGCATTTGATAACGGGGTGAATCTCATTGATACCGCTCCGATTTACGGCTTTGGTGTCTCCGAAGAAATCGTGGGAGAAGCGGTTTCTCAGAGCGGGATGAGGGATGAACTGATAATCGCGACCAAAGTGGGGCTTGAGTGGGAGAGGGGAGGAATATTCAGAAACTCCCTGCCGCAGAGAATACGCAAGGAGGTTGACGATTCCCTCAGAAGGCTTCGCACCGATCGGATAGATCTTTATCAGATTCACTGGCCCGACCCGCTTGCGCCCATTGAGGAAACCGCGGGGGCAATGGCGGAACTTCTTGAAAGCGGAAAGATAAGGGCTGTCGGAGTAAGCAACTACTCGGTTGAGCAGATGGAGGTTTTTCGTTCTGTGTGCTCGCTTAACTCAAGCCAGCCTCCCTACAATCTTTTTGAGAGAGGAATTGAGGACGACGTGCTTCCCTGGTGTGAGGAGCAGGGGGTTACAATGCTTCTCTACGGAGCTTTGTGCAGGGGACTTCTGGGAGGGAAACTAAAAACTGACTCGGAGTTCCCAGGGGATGACCTGAGAAATTTTGATCCCAAGTTTCGAAGACCTGTCTATGATAATTATCTTGGCGCGGTCGAAAAACTGGGGGAACTTGCCTCCGAGCGTTTTGGAAAAAACGTGCTTGAACTCTCCGTCAGGTGGGTTCTCGACAAATGCGGAAACGATATTACGCTTTGGGGAGCTAGGCGCCCCGGCCAGCTAGATGATATTGCGGGCACTGTCGGATGGATGATAGACGACGATTCAATGAATGAAATAGACGCGATACTTGATGCTTTCGTCCCCAATCCCATAGGTCCCGAATTCATGGCTCCTGGTCCTAGGCCCTTTTAG
- a CDS encoding HAD family phosphatase, whose protein sequence is MDGVIIDSEPLWEKSESIMLKQKGFAGDESYRKEYRKKIMGLSQRDSVKLLKETFGLDESPEEILNARLEILLELYEKDLRLVDGVPELLKTLSGEKYIKTALASGSPMKVIEFVLKKFSLSDTFGIKVSGDCVERGKPHPDIYLETAGRLGVSPGECVAIEDSINGIVSAKEAGMHCIAVPDPRIAPEDYPQADIFRKSISEIRLEDIKSFS, encoded by the coding sequence ATGGATGGAGTCATAATAGACAGTGAACCCCTGTGGGAGAAAAGCGAGTCTATTATGCTCAAGCAAAAGGGGTTTGCAGGCGACGAAAGCTACAGAAAGGAATACAGAAAGAAAATAATGGGGCTTAGCCAGAGAGATTCTGTAAAGCTTCTCAAAGAAACTTTCGGCCTCGATGAATCCCCCGAGGAAATTCTCAATGCCCGCCTTGAAATCCTTCTCGAACTCTATGAAAAAGACCTTAGGCTTGTTGACGGGGTTCCCGAACTCCTTAAAACCCTAAGCGGTGAAAAATATATAAAAACGGCTCTGGCCTCAGGCTCACCCATGAAAGTGATAGAGTTCGTTCTTAAGAAATTCTCTCTTTCGGACACTTTCGGGATAAAAGTTTCCGGAGACTGCGTGGAAAGGGGAAAACCTCACCCCGACATATACCTTGAAACCGCAGGACGTCTTGGGGTCAGCCCGGGAGAATGCGTCGCGATTGAAGATTCCATAAACGGTATAGTGTCGGCCAAGGAAGCCGGCATGCACTGTATCGCGGTACCCGACCCGAGAATAGCCCCAGAGGATTACCCTCAGGCCGATATTTTCAGAAAAAGCATTTCGGAAATCCGTCTCGAAGACATAAAGAGCTTCTCGTAA